A single region of the Leptolyngbya subtilissima AS-A7 genome encodes:
- a CDS encoding tetratricopeptide repeat protein, with product MTANRNRWLVGTVLTLALAAFLSLSLLPILGSNSGRKASSTPAADPAADPVAMQAELEAQAKGYELVLEREPDNQTALQGLVDARIQLGDINGVVAPLEKLVELNPSVPDYAVLLAQTKQQMGDLEGAAQIYRQVLDQQPGNMNALQGLTVLLVQQERPQAAIGLLQDTLKTANQLQSEGGAAGFDTTSVKLLLAQVHVENKNPDQAIALYDETIAAAPEDFRPVLAKALVLRDQGDTETAQALFAQATTLAPAQYKDQIGQMATQGQTAPEASGGIVEPAPTEPEPAKSTP from the coding sequence GTGACCGCAAACCGCAACCGTTGGCTCGTTGGCACTGTCTTAACCCTGGCGTTAGCAGCCTTTTTATCGCTGTCGCTGCTGCCAATTTTGGGCAGCAATAGCGGCCGTAAAGCCAGCAGCACCCCCGCCGCTGACCCCGCCGCTGACCCCGTGGCTATGCAGGCCGAGCTGGAGGCCCAGGCCAAAGGCTATGAACTGGTGCTAGAGCGCGAGCCCGACAATCAAACCGCTCTCCAGGGGCTAGTTGACGCTCGCATTCAGCTCGGCGACATCAACGGAGTGGTAGCTCCTCTCGAAAAGCTCGTCGAGCTTAACCCCAGTGTGCCTGACTACGCGGTGCTCCTGGCTCAAACCAAGCAGCAGATGGGCGATCTCGAAGGCGCGGCCCAGATCTACCGCCAGGTGCTCGACCAGCAGCCCGGCAACATGAATGCCCTGCAAGGATTAACGGTGCTCCTAGTGCAGCAGGAGCGGCCCCAAGCAGCGATCGGGCTGCTGCAAGATACGCTTAAAACCGCCAACCAGCTGCAATCAGAGGGCGGTGCCGCCGGTTTCGACACGACATCAGTGAAACTGCTGCTGGCCCAGGTGCATGTTGAGAACAAGAACCCAGACCAGGCGATCGCCCTCTACGACGAAACCATTGCCGCTGCCCCCGAAGACTTCCGCCCGGTCTTGGCCAAGGCGCTGGTGCTGCGAGATCAGGGCGACACTGAAACGGCCCAGGCTCTTTTTGCCCAGGCCACAACCCTAGCTCCAGCACAGTACAAAGACCAAATTGGTCAAATGGCGACCCAGGGACAGACAGCACCGGAGGCTAGCGGCGGCATTGTCGAGCCCGCTCCCACTGAACCTGAGCCCGCCAAGTCAACGCCCTAG
- a CDS encoding pseudouridine synthase, with the protein MGYQYILFYKPYNVLSQFSSGSTPPASDSAPRLTLKDFIPIADVYPVGRLDRDSEGLMLLTDHGRVQHRLSEPRFGHLRTYWVQVEQVPAPNALAQLRQGVTIKGYRTQPCQVELLTTEPLLPERDPPIRFRQSIPTAWLAMTLQEGKNRQVRRMTAAVGHPTLRLVRQAIAHLHLGNLQPGQWRHATPAEQRGLLQI; encoded by the coding sequence ATGGGGTATCAGTACATTCTGTTTTACAAGCCCTATAACGTGCTCAGTCAGTTCAGCTCGGGGAGCACCCCGCCCGCCTCTGACTCGGCCCCCCGCCTCACGCTGAAAGACTTCATTCCCATTGCCGACGTTTACCCGGTTGGCCGGCTCGATCGCGATAGCGAAGGCCTGATGCTGCTGACTGACCACGGCCGAGTCCAGCATCGGCTGAGCGAGCCCCGCTTTGGCCACCTTCGCACTTACTGGGTACAGGTCGAGCAGGTGCCTGCTCCAAACGCCCTCGCCCAGCTACGGCAGGGGGTCACCATTAAGGGCTACCGCACCCAGCCCTGCCAGGTCGAATTGCTCACGACCGAACCCCTCCTGCCGGAACGAGATCCGCCCATTCGCTTTCGTCAAAGCATCCCCACCGCCTGGCTAGCCATGACCCTACAGGAGGGCAAAAACCGTCAGGTGCGCCGCATGACCGCCGCCGTGGGTCACCCCACCCTGCGGCTGGTGCGCCAGGCGATCGCCCATCTCCACCTGGGCAATCTACAGCCTGGCCAGTGGCGGCATGCTACCCCTGCTGAGCAGCGAGGGCTGCTGCAAATCTAA